From a single Planococcus shenhongbingii genomic region:
- a CDS encoding citrate synthase/methylcitrate synthase, translated as MFQKGLKGVTAVQTKIASVDGEKGELRYRGKEVDEAIQGKSFEEVAYFLWHGHNASEQELKELKSQLHKHRQIPVHISETAKLLPREASLMDGLRTLISAYSHDDFTRLPIEEQAIALTAAFPVLTALLFRLKLKEDFIEPRSDLSHTANYLWMINGKLPTEAQTEALETYLKLTMEHGMNASTFAARVTISTESDLTSAITSAIGTMKGPLHGGAPSGVIDLLEEINVPEQIESIILKKLENGEKIMGFGHRIYRTEDPRSIILREKCLALQGADPWLDLAVAAEKEIIRLLNQHKPGRALYTNVEFYAAAIMRSIAMAPILFTPTFSAARIVGWTAHAMEQQQDNVIFRPQSEYIGV; from the coding sequence ATGTTTCAGAAAGGATTAAAGGGAGTCACAGCTGTTCAGACAAAAATCGCTTCTGTCGATGGGGAAAAAGGAGAATTGCGCTACCGCGGCAAAGAGGTGGACGAAGCGATACAGGGGAAATCATTTGAAGAAGTGGCTTATTTCTTGTGGCATGGCCACAACGCTTCGGAACAGGAACTGAAGGAATTGAAAAGCCAACTCCACAAGCATCGCCAGATCCCTGTTCATATAAGTGAAACAGCAAAGCTTTTACCTCGAGAAGCTTCATTGATGGATGGCTTGCGTACCTTAATCTCCGCATACAGCCATGATGACTTTACCCGCTTGCCGATTGAAGAACAAGCAATAGCATTAACTGCAGCCTTCCCTGTGCTGACAGCGCTTCTTTTCCGGTTAAAGCTGAAAGAAGATTTTATTGAGCCGCGCAGTGATTTAAGCCATACCGCCAACTATCTATGGATGATAAACGGAAAACTGCCAACTGAAGCGCAGACAGAAGCATTGGAGACTTATTTGAAGTTAACGATGGAGCACGGAATGAATGCCTCTACCTTTGCGGCACGGGTTACCATATCGACAGAGTCGGACCTTACTTCCGCTATCACTTCTGCCATCGGTACCATGAAAGGCCCTCTCCATGGAGGGGCGCCTTCCGGAGTAATTGATTTGCTGGAAGAAATTAACGTTCCTGAACAAATTGAATCCATCATCTTAAAGAAACTGGAAAACGGTGAAAAAATCATGGGTTTTGGCCACCGTATTTACCGCACCGAAGATCCACGTTCGATTATCCTAAGAGAAAAATGTCTCGCTTTACAAGGAGCCGATCCATGGCTAGATTTAGCTGTGGCAGCAGAAAAAGAAATTATTCGCCTCCTGAACCAGCACAAACCCGGCCGAGCGCTTTACACGAATGTAGAATTCTATGCCGCTGCCATCATGCGTTCGATTGCGATGGCACCTATACTTTTCACTCCTACCTTCAGTGCGGCCCGAATCGTCGGCTGGACAGCTCATGCTATGGAACAGCAACAAGATAATGTGATATTTCGGCCGCAATCGGAATATATCGGTGTATAA
- a CDS encoding LysR family transcriptional regulator, which produces MEISWLRTFVDAAETLNFRKTSERLLMSQPSVTVHIRLLEESLGLLLFKREKNRVALTEEGRHFYGKAQLILAQLDQSVEELQAFARVIGKNGHLPFLL; this is translated from the coding sequence ATGGAAATATCCTGGCTAAGAACTTTTGTGGATGCTGCTGAAACGCTGAATTTCAGAAAAACCTCTGAACGATTGTTGATGTCCCAGCCTAGTGTAACAGTTCATATTCGATTGTTAGAAGAAAGTCTAGGCCTCTTGTTATTCAAAAGGGAAAAGAACCGGGTTGCATTAACAGAAGAAGGGCGCCATTTTTACGGAAAAGCCCAACTTATATTGGCGCAGCTTGATCAAAGTGTAGAAGAACTCCAAGCGTTTGCCAGGGTTATCGGAAAAAATGGACACTTGCCATTTCTCCTTTAA
- a CDS encoding substrate-binding domain-containing protein, translating to MPYILKSFTKDHPDLELVIQVEESELIEGLVEMEQVSAGISALPPKRHNVVHETVYSDPILFILPRDAYDDETGPAVSGEAALQSTFLFTHHHPAYWDELLLKLRLHVTGIRTMKVTQAHIAKRFIQEGLGVSFLPKSMVRRELIEGRLMDAHFDLFPLPTVSTYFLAKEFGELEKEFLRRIQSVYFN from the coding sequence TTGCCATATATTTTAAAATCATTTACGAAAGACCACCCGGATTTGGAACTGGTCATTCAAGTGGAAGAGTCGGAGCTGATTGAAGGTCTAGTCGAAATGGAACAAGTATCGGCTGGTATTTCTGCCTTGCCTCCTAAACGCCATAACGTTGTCCATGAGACAGTTTACAGCGATCCGATTCTTTTTATCTTGCCGAGGGATGCATACGACGATGAAACTGGTCCTGCTGTATCAGGGGAAGCAGCGCTGCAGTCCACTTTTTTATTTACCCATCACCATCCGGCTTATTGGGATGAATTGCTATTGAAATTGCGTCTCCATGTAACCGGCATACGGACGATGAAAGTTACGCAAGCCCATATTGCAAAACGCTTTATCCAAGAAGGGCTTGGAGTATCCTTTTTGCCGAAATCGATGGTCCGGCGGGAATTGATCGAAGGGCGTTTAATGGATGCCCATTTTGATTTGTTTCCGCTGCCGACCGTCTCCACTTATTTTTTGGCAAAAGAATTTGGAGAACTTGAGAAAGAATTTTTAAGAAGAATTCAATCGGTTTACTTTAATTGA
- a CDS encoding GNAT family N-acetyltransferase, with translation MIIERPNIRLRLLEREDFKALWELYTPRIFEHMLTKVKSYEELVKWLESGLKAPNAMVFVVEDPNTGKIMGTTRIYAIDEANKSCEIGSTFYAEAAQQTHVNTAVKYALLRYCFEEQSMIRVQFKTDAENIASQKALERIGAVKEGTLRNERIRSTGKPRDAVVYSIIESEWPAIKNRLEIIMNKYT, from the coding sequence ATGATAATTGAACGGCCGAATATTCGCTTAAGATTATTAGAACGAGAAGATTTTAAAGCTCTATGGGAGTTGTATACGCCCCGGATTTTTGAACATATGCTGACGAAAGTAAAAAGCTATGAAGAGCTTGTCAAATGGCTGGAATCAGGTCTGAAAGCACCCAATGCAATGGTTTTTGTGGTGGAAGATCCGAATACAGGAAAAATTATGGGAACGACCCGCATTTATGCAATCGATGAAGCGAATAAAAGCTGTGAAATTGGTTCTACATTTTATGCAGAAGCTGCCCAGCAGACTCATGTGAATACAGCTGTTAAATACGCCTTACTCCGCTATTGTTTTGAGGAGCAGAGCATGATTCGTGTGCAATTTAAAACGGATGCTGAAAATATCGCTTCACAGAAAGCGCTGGAGCGAATAGGAGCTGTAAAAGAAGGAACGCTCCGCAATGAACGGATTCGCTCTACCGGAAAGCCGAGAGATGCGGTAGTTTATTCGATTATTGAATCGGAATGGCCGGCTATAAAAAACAGATTAGAAATAATAATGAATAAATATACTTGA
- the rocF gene encoding arginase, with the protein MNKLNVSIIGVPMDHGQNRRGVDMGPSAIRYAGVVERIENLGHTVKDEGDIQIGHADGSIDTDTNLRNLKVVTDATEALGAKVFEVAEAGNFPLVLGGDHSIAIGTLAGISERHENLGVIWYDAHADMNTSETSPSGNIHGMPLAASFGLGHEQLTNIRGYSPKVKPENIVIIGARSVDPGERELIKERGIRVYSMHELDKMGMNAVIDDAIQYLKEERRTDAVHLSLDLDGIDPMYTPGVGTPVPGGITYRESHLAMELLHDAEIITSAEFVEVNPILDEKNRTADVAVALIGSLLGEKLL; encoded by the coding sequence ATGAATAAATTAAACGTTTCTATTATAGGAGTTCCAATGGACCATGGCCAAAACCGCCGTGGAGTCGATATGGGGCCAAGTGCTATCCGCTATGCAGGAGTTGTGGAACGGATTGAGAACTTAGGGCATACGGTGAAAGATGAAGGGGACATCCAAATCGGCCATGCAGACGGATCCATTGATACAGATACAAATTTGCGCAATTTAAAAGTGGTTACAGATGCTACTGAAGCGTTAGGAGCAAAAGTGTTTGAAGTTGCAGAAGCAGGGAATTTTCCGCTCGTTCTTGGCGGAGACCACAGCATTGCAATCGGGACGCTTGCAGGCATTTCTGAACGCCACGAAAACTTGGGTGTTATTTGGTATGATGCCCATGCTGATATGAATACAAGTGAAACATCACCATCCGGCAATATTCATGGAATGCCTTTAGCAGCCAGCTTTGGGCTTGGGCATGAACAATTAACGAATATCCGTGGGTATTCACCAAAAGTGAAGCCGGAAAACATCGTAATCATTGGTGCCCGTTCTGTCGATCCAGGAGAACGCGAATTGATCAAAGAGCGCGGCATTCGCGTCTACAGCATGCATGAACTTGATAAAATGGGAATGAATGCTGTAATTGATGATGCAATTCAATATTTAAAAGAAGAACGCCGGACAGATGCCGTACATCTATCACTTGATTTAGATGGTATTGATCCGATGTATACTCCAGGGGTTGGGACGCCGGTTCCAGGCGGCATCACTTACCGGGAAAGCCATTTGGCAATGGAATTACTGCATGATGCCGAAATTATTACTTCTGCTGAGTTTGTAGAAGTGAATCCGATTCTTGATGAAAAAAACCGGACTGCGGACGTAGCAGTTGCGCTTATCGGTTCATTGCTTGGCGAAAAATTACTGTAA
- the sigW gene encoding RNA polymerase sigma factor SigW encodes MDALVNKRIKKVLKGDQNAFAEIVELYQHQLYQICYRMLGNKHEAEDIAQEAFTRAYVNLHTFDQNRKFSTWLYRIATNLCIDRIRKKKPDFHLDAEVRGTEGLNMYSSIASDDQLPEEELMRMEVQERVQYEISRLPDKYRAAIVLKYIEELPLAEISEILDLPLGTVKTRIHRGREALRKQLSNL; translated from the coding sequence ATGGATGCGTTAGTCAATAAACGAATAAAAAAAGTATTAAAAGGCGATCAGAACGCATTCGCCGAAATCGTTGAGCTGTATCAGCATCAACTTTACCAAATCTGTTACCGCATGCTTGGCAATAAGCATGAGGCAGAAGACATTGCACAGGAAGCGTTTACGCGTGCCTATGTGAATCTTCATACATTCGATCAAAACCGCAAATTTTCGACATGGCTTTACCGTATAGCCACGAATTTATGCATTGACCGGATCCGCAAAAAAAAGCCGGACTTTCATCTGGATGCGGAAGTGCGCGGGACGGAAGGCTTGAACATGTACTCGTCTATTGCCAGCGATGACCAGCTTCCTGAAGAAGAATTGATGCGGATGGAAGTGCAGGAGCGGGTGCAGTACGAGATAAGCCGCTTGCCAGATAAGTACCGTGCCGCTATTGTATTAAAGTACATCGAAGAATTGCCGCTGGCGGAAATCAGCGAAATTTTGGATTTGCCGCTAGGTACCGTGAAAACGCGGATACACCGGGGAAGAGAAGCTCTTCGGAAGCAATTGAGCAATTTGTAG
- a CDS encoding anti-sigma factor family protein — protein sequence MNTCPEKIIHFMDDYLDGDLNPADEAVLKEHLESCIDCRKLYHELTKTIAFVQSASHIQASSDFVQKTMQRLPKERQRIGIQRWIRQHPLLTAAALFCLLMSATLFSNFNNDQQFAFTKQPNLVVEGETVVVPEGEVVTGDLTIRNGDLRVEGELHGDATIVNGQYMASSGVITGEIEEIDKAFEWLWFTIKDGVKDAASIFNAGDKENEK from the coding sequence ATGAATACGTGTCCGGAAAAAATCATCCATTTCATGGACGATTATTTAGATGGGGATCTTAACCCCGCTGATGAAGCTGTTCTGAAAGAGCATTTGGAAAGCTGCATCGACTGCCGGAAACTATACCACGAGTTAACCAAAACGATCGCATTTGTCCAAAGTGCATCACATATACAAGCATCATCTGATTTTGTTCAAAAGACAATGCAACGGCTGCCAAAAGAAAGGCAGCGCATCGGAATCCAGCGCTGGATCAGACAACACCCGCTGCTAACAGCTGCCGCACTTTTTTGTTTGCTGATGAGCGCAACTTTGTTCTCGAATTTCAATAATGATCAGCAGTTTGCTTTCACAAAACAGCCTAATTTAGTTGTAGAAGGTGAAACAGTGGTGGTCCCTGAAGGCGAAGTGGTCACCGGGGATTTGACGATCCGCAATGGCGATTTGCGTGTAGAAGGCGAATTGCACGGCGACGCGACTATTGTCAATGGTCAGTATATGGCTTCTTCTGGCGTGATTACAGGAGAAATCGAAGAAATTGATAAAGCCTTCGAGTGGCTTTGGTTTACGATTAAAGATGGCGTTAAAGACGCTGCCTCCATTTTCAACGCAGGCGATAAAGAGAATGAAAAGTAG
- the cdaA gene encoding diadenylate cyclase CdaA: MPFLENLTNQTPLELLVNVIDILLVWFVIYKLITIIKGTKAVQLLKGIFFIVIAYLITQALNLETLGWVMQQVLNWGFLAIIIIFQPEMRRALEQLGRGKLFSSSQLNEESERNRLIEAMSKSVSYMAKRRIGALISIERETGLSEYIETGIPMNSDITSELLINLFIPNTPLHDGAVIVQKNRIAAAACYLPLSESPFISKELGTRHRAALGISEVTDAITIIVSEETGAISLTANGDLHRNLSLEDFEVKLRRIWFGAVQQPADSSRWNWRGKKNG, translated from the coding sequence ATGCCGTTTTTGGAGAACTTAACAAACCAGACACCACTCGAACTTTTAGTAAATGTCATTGATATTTTATTAGTATGGTTCGTTATATATAAGCTGATTACGATTATTAAAGGGACGAAAGCGGTCCAGTTATTAAAAGGAATATTTTTTATCGTCATTGCGTATCTGATTACACAAGCACTCAATTTGGAAACACTTGGCTGGGTCATGCAACAAGTGTTGAATTGGGGCTTCCTGGCAATTATTATTATTTTTCAGCCAGAAATGAGGCGGGCGCTTGAACAGCTTGGCCGTGGCAAACTGTTTTCAAGCAGCCAGCTGAATGAGGAATCTGAACGCAACCGGTTGATTGAGGCGATGTCAAAATCCGTAAGTTATATGGCGAAACGCCGGATTGGTGCGCTTATTTCTATTGAACGGGAAACGGGCTTGAGTGAATATATAGAGACCGGTATCCCGATGAACTCAGACATTACATCAGAGTTGTTGATCAATTTATTTATTCCAAATACCCCATTGCATGACGGTGCTGTCATTGTGCAGAAAAACCGAATTGCCGCTGCTGCCTGCTATTTACCGTTGTCAGAAAGTCCTTTTATCTCAAAAGAACTTGGAACCCGCCACCGTGCAGCACTCGGAATCAGTGAAGTGACTGATGCTATTACGATTATTGTGTCAGAAGAAACGGGTGCAATCAGCCTTACGGCAAACGGAGATTTGCATCGCAATTTGTCACTCGAAGATTTTGAAGTGAAATTGCGCCGAATCTGGTTTGGAGCCGTCCAGCAGCCAGCTGATTCTTCCCGATGGAACTGGAGGGGGAAAAAAAATGGATAA
- a CDS encoding CdaR family protein, whose translation MDKLMDSPWFLRIMALLLAFLLFFSVKADEDAVNSANNGTITEEIEDVELEVFYGDTNLMVSGLPETVDLTISGPTSTVQTARQLKDFTLFVDLRNMTIGEHRVPIQTENFSEQLRVQINPAFVDITIEERVTQEFRIDPEMNERLLREGFVLEEITADPNSVTVTGPKSVIDAISFVKATVTGEQGVNESFTTEARVRVLANDLTKLENVEIEPEVVKVSVEIQEYSKEVPVVIKENGTPPTGIRIDELIPSSKTVRVYGPKNAVDPLNEYVVEVNTGVITPTDTTIETELKAPKGTTSVTPADMTVEAEITVDETVEAPDGVEKPEVSENSSS comes from the coding sequence ATGGATAAATTGATGGACAGCCCTTGGTTTTTGCGGATTATGGCCCTCCTGCTGGCATTTCTTTTGTTCTTTTCGGTTAAAGCAGATGAAGACGCTGTAAATTCAGCGAATAATGGCACGATAACCGAAGAAATTGAAGACGTAGAGCTTGAGGTTTTTTATGGGGACACCAACTTGATGGTCAGTGGGTTGCCTGAGACAGTGGATTTAACAATTTCAGGTCCTACAAGTACTGTACAAACTGCACGGCAACTGAAGGATTTTACATTGTTTGTGGATTTGCGCAATATGACGATTGGTGAACACCGCGTGCCAATCCAGACTGAAAATTTTTCGGAACAGCTGCGGGTTCAAATTAATCCGGCGTTTGTGGACATTACGATTGAAGAGCGGGTCACACAGGAGTTCCGCATTGACCCTGAAATGAATGAACGCTTATTGCGAGAAGGGTTTGTGTTGGAGGAAATTACAGCGGATCCAAATAGCGTCACTGTCACAGGGCCGAAAAGCGTGATTGATGCTATCAGTTTTGTAAAAGCCACTGTTACAGGTGAGCAGGGAGTTAATGAATCGTTTACAACAGAAGCCCGGGTCCGGGTACTCGCAAACGATTTGACAAAGCTTGAAAATGTAGAGATTGAACCTGAAGTGGTAAAGGTTTCGGTTGAAATACAGGAATACAGCAAAGAAGTGCCAGTTGTTATCAAAGAGAATGGAACACCGCCAACCGGAATAAGGATTGACGAGCTTATTCCATCCAGCAAAACTGTTCGGGTATACGGTCCGAAGAATGCAGTTGATCCATTGAATGAGTACGTGGTGGAAGTAAATACCGGCGTCATTACTCCGACAGATACAACGATAGAAACGGAGTTGAAAGCACCGAAAGGGACTACATCCGTCACTCCGGCTGATATGACAGTGGAAGCTGAAATTACAGTGGATGAGACAGTTGAAGCGCCTGACGGAGTGGAAAAACCAGAAGTATCAGAGAATTCTTCTTCGTAA
- the glmM gene encoding phosphoglucosamine mutase has protein sequence MGKYFGTDGVRGVANSELTPELAFKLGRFGGYILTKSSKEKPKVLIGRDTRISGEMLEGALAAGLLSVGAEVMRLGVISTPGVAYLTRVMSAEAGVMISASHNPVEDNGIKFFGSDGFKLSDEQELEIEALLDGEEDTLPRPTGGDLGSITDYFEGGQKYIQYLKQTVDEEFTGIHVALDCAHGATSSLATHVFADLDADISSMGASPNGLNINDKVGSTHPEKLAELVIAKKADIGLAFDGDGDRLIAVDEKGQIVDGDQIMYIIAKHLHSEGRLKKNTVVSTVMSNMGFYKALEEHGMESKQTAVGDRYVVEEMKKNEYNLGGEQSGHIIFLDYNTTGDGLLTGLQLVNILKVTGKKLSDLAAEMTIFPQKLVNIRVTDKHAVTENSKVAAVITEVESDMNGNGRVLVRPSGTEPLVRVMVEAASGEDCERYVEQIAEVVRAEMGLN, from the coding sequence ATGGGAAAATATTTTGGAACTGATGGGGTGCGGGGCGTCGCGAACAGTGAATTGACACCTGAACTGGCATTTAAATTAGGACGTTTTGGCGGATATATTTTAACGAAAAGCTCGAAAGAAAAGCCTAAAGTATTAATTGGCCGGGATACCCGGATTTCAGGAGAAATGCTTGAAGGGGCACTTGCGGCAGGACTCCTGTCTGTTGGAGCAGAAGTAATGCGCCTTGGCGTTATCAGCACTCCTGGAGTAGCATACTTGACGCGTGTGATGAGTGCAGAAGCAGGCGTCATGATTTCAGCTTCACACAATCCGGTAGAAGACAATGGCATTAAATTTTTTGGTTCGGATGGATTTAAATTATCCGATGAGCAGGAGCTGGAAATTGAAGCATTGCTTGATGGCGAAGAAGATACACTCCCGCGCCCTACTGGAGGAGACTTAGGCAGCATCACCGATTATTTTGAAGGCGGCCAAAAGTACATCCAGTATTTGAAACAGACTGTGGATGAAGAGTTCACGGGCATCCATGTGGCACTTGATTGCGCACATGGAGCAACATCTTCTCTTGCAACGCATGTATTCGCTGATTTGGATGCGGACATTTCATCAATGGGCGCTTCTCCGAATGGCTTGAATATTAACGATAAAGTAGGATCAACCCACCCTGAAAAATTGGCTGAACTGGTTATCGCTAAAAAAGCGGATATCGGCTTGGCATTTGACGGCGACGGCGACCGCTTGATTGCGGTGGATGAAAAAGGCCAAATCGTTGATGGCGATCAGATTATGTACATAATCGCGAAACATTTGCATTCAGAAGGCCGGCTAAAGAAAAATACAGTTGTGTCGACTGTGATGAGCAATATGGGCTTTTATAAAGCATTGGAAGAGCACGGCATGGAAAGCAAGCAGACAGCTGTTGGTGACCGCTATGTCGTAGAAGAAATGAAGAAAAACGAATACAACCTTGGCGGCGAGCAGTCCGGCCACATCATCTTCTTAGACTACAATACAACAGGCGATGGCTTGTTGACCGGTCTTCAACTGGTGAATATCCTGAAAGTTACGGGCAAAAAATTATCCGATTTAGCAGCAGAAATGACAATTTTTCCTCAAAAGCTTGTCAATATCCGTGTAACGGATAAACATGCTGTTACAGAGAATTCAAAAGTGGCTGCTGTCATCACTGAAGTGGAAAGCGACATGAATGGAAATGGCCGTGTCTTAGTGCGTCCTTCTGGCACAGAGCCGCTTGTCCGGGTCATGGTGGAAGCAGCTTCTGGAGAAGACTGCGAGAGATATGTTGAGCAAATTGCTGAAGTAGTAAGAGCCGAAATGGGCTTAAACTAG
- the glmS gene encoding glutamine--fructose-6-phosphate transaminase (isomerizing), whose amino-acid sequence MCGIVGYIGENDSKEILLKGLERLEYRGYDSAGIAVRNGKGITVFKEKGRIADLRAVVEDEVVGTSGIGHTRWATHGKPNRVNAHPHQNENDRFTLVHNGVIENYHHIQRDYLAGVQMESDTDTEVIVQLIGKFVAEGMTTREAFSKTLTLLKGSYAIALLDAEEEHTIFVAKNKSPLLVGLGDGFNVVASDAMAMLQITDQFVELMDKEIVIVRKDSVDILTLDGEKVSRQPFKAEIDMSDIEKGTYPHYMLKEIDEQPAVMRKIIQAYQGADDKLTIQPEIIQALKDADRIHIIAAGTSYHAGLIGKEYLEKMAGIPVEVHVSSEFGYNMPLLSEKPLFIFISQSGETADSRQVLVKIKKLGHPSLTITNVAGSTLSREADYTLLLYAGPEIAVASTKAYTAQIAVLSILAAVTAESKGIDIGFDLVQELGIVANAIQAQVDMKEEMEQIARDFLSTTRNCFFIGRVMDYFVGLEGALKLKEISYIQAEGFAGGELKHGTIALIEEGTPVIALATQEKVNLSIRGNVKEVAARGANPCIISMEGLQEEGDSLVLPKVHELLSPLVSVIPMQLISYYAALHRDCDVDKPRNLAKSVTVE is encoded by the coding sequence ATGTGTGGAATTGTCGGGTATATTGGAGAAAATGATTCAAAAGAAATTCTTTTAAAAGGTTTGGAAAGATTGGAGTACCGAGGTTACGATTCAGCAGGGATTGCTGTACGCAACGGCAAAGGCATTACGGTATTCAAAGAAAAAGGGCGCATTGCTGATTTGCGCGCAGTAGTGGAAGATGAAGTGGTTGGAACAAGCGGAATCGGCCATACACGCTGGGCCACTCACGGAAAACCGAATCGCGTAAACGCTCACCCTCATCAAAATGAAAACGACCGTTTTACATTGGTGCATAACGGAGTGATCGAAAACTATCATCACATTCAGCGCGATTACTTGGCTGGAGTGCAAATGGAATCAGACACAGATACAGAAGTCATTGTACAATTGATTGGCAAATTTGTAGCAGAAGGCATGACAACTCGGGAAGCATTCAGCAAAACATTGACTTTGCTAAAGGGTTCATACGCTATCGCTTTATTGGATGCTGAAGAAGAGCATACAATTTTCGTCGCGAAAAACAAAAGCCCGTTGCTAGTGGGACTTGGAGATGGCTTTAACGTCGTTGCAAGTGATGCCATGGCTATGCTTCAAATCACAGATCAATTCGTGGAATTGATGGACAAAGAAATCGTCATCGTGCGCAAAGACAGCGTGGATATTTTGACATTGGACGGCGAAAAAGTTAGCCGCCAGCCGTTCAAAGCTGAAATCGACATGAGCGATATTGAAAAAGGCACCTACCCTCATTATATGCTGAAAGAAATTGATGAGCAGCCGGCAGTGATGCGCAAAATCATTCAAGCTTACCAAGGCGCAGATGATAAATTAACGATCCAGCCTGAAATCATCCAAGCATTGAAAGATGCGGATCGTATCCATATCATCGCTGCAGGAACAAGCTATCATGCTGGATTGATCGGCAAGGAATACTTGGAGAAAATGGCAGGAATTCCAGTAGAAGTGCATGTATCAAGCGAATTTGGCTACAACATGCCGCTTCTTTCAGAAAAACCATTGTTTATTTTTATTTCCCAATCAGGAGAAACTGCTGACAGCCGCCAGGTATTGGTGAAGATCAAGAAATTGGGGCATCCGTCGTTGACTATCACCAACGTAGCCGGTTCTACACTTTCACGTGAAGCAGATTACACATTGTTATTGTATGCAGGACCAGAAATCGCAGTCGCTTCTACAAAAGCATATACAGCACAAATTGCTGTTCTTTCAATTCTGGCTGCGGTAACTGCAGAGTCCAAAGGCATCGACATCGGCTTTGACTTGGTGCAGGAACTGGGAATTGTAGCGAATGCAATCCAAGCACAAGTGGACATGAAAGAAGAAATGGAGCAAATTGCCCGCGATTTCCTTTCAACTACACGCAATTGCTTCTTTATCGGCCGCGTCATGGATTACTTTGTAGGCCTTGAAGGCGCATTGAAATTGAAAGAGATTTCGTATATCCAAGCGGAAGGCTTTGCTGGAGGCGAACTGAAACACGGTACGATTGCGTTAATCGAAGAAGGCACTCCGGTTATTGCGCTTGCAACGCAAGAAAAGGTTAACCTCAGCATTCGCGGAAACGTTAAAGAAGTGGCGGCTCGCGGTGCAAATCCTTGCATCATTTCTATGGAAGGCTTGCAAGAAGAAGGCGATAGCTTAGTTCTTCCGAAAGTCCATGAATTGCTGTCCCCGCTTGTATCGGTTATTCCGATGCAGTTGATCAGCTATTACGCAGCGCTTCACCGCGACTGTGACGTAGACAAGCCACGTAACTTGGCGAAATCGGTTACGGTTGAATAA